One Sphingomonas sp. FARSPH DNA segment encodes these proteins:
- a CDS encoding complex I 24 kDa subunit family protein has protein sequence MAEAAQIPDEAETRARWGGFAWTEENQKKANEILARYPKGREQSASIPFLDLAQRQVGEETQTQGWLPVPVIEFVARAIGVPYMRVFEVATFYTMFNLAPVGRYHVQVCGTTPCMLRGSDDVLAACKNKGLIKGKTTPDGLFTLTEVECLGTCANAPMVQINDDNYEDLDYDRTIAVLEALAKGEQPKTGSTIGRQTSCPEGGPTTLTAMVEENHDYRSEWA, from the coding sequence ATGGCTGAAGCAGCGCAAATCCCCGACGAAGCCGAAACCCGTGCCCGCTGGGGCGGTTTCGCGTGGACCGAAGAGAATCAGAAGAAGGCGAACGAGATCCTCGCGCGCTACCCCAAGGGTCGCGAGCAGTCGGCGTCGATCCCGTTCCTCGACCTCGCGCAGCGCCAGGTCGGCGAAGAGACGCAGACGCAGGGCTGGCTGCCCGTGCCGGTGATCGAGTTCGTCGCGAGGGCGATCGGCGTGCCGTACATGCGCGTGTTCGAGGTCGCGACCTTCTACACGATGTTCAACCTGGCGCCCGTCGGCCGCTATCACGTGCAGGTGTGCGGTACGACGCCATGCATGCTGCGCGGCTCCGACGACGTGCTGGCGGCATGCAAGAACAAGGGGCTGATCAAGGGCAAGACCACGCCCGACGGCCTGTTCACGCTGACCGAGGTCGAGTGCCTTGGCACCTGCGCCAACGCGCCGATGGTCCAGATCAACGACGACAATTACGAAGATCTCGACTACGATCGCACGATCGCGGTGCTGGAGGCGCTGGCCAAGGGTGAGCAGCCGAAGACTGGATCGACGATCGGCCGCCAGACGAGCTGCCCGGAAGGCGGCCCGACGACGTTGACCGCGATGGTCGAAGAAAACCACGATTACCGGAGCGAGTGGGCCTGA
- a CDS encoding NADH-quinone oxidoreductase subunit D codes for MGVEDAADPTTGDVTIQNYTINFGPQHPAAHGVLRLVMELDGEIIERVDPHVGLLHRGTEKLIEYKTYAQAIPYFDRLDYCSPMCMEHSFVLAIEKLLDLEVPLRAQYLRVFFAELTRISNHMLNLGSHVMDVGAMTPNLWLFEIREDCLNFFERASGARMHHNYMRPGGVHQDVPLKLLTDIADWLDTRLPRLFEDAISLVADNRIFKQRNVDIATVSRDDAIAWGFSGPMIRAAGIPWDLRKSQPYDVYDRMEFDVPVGTRGDCYDRFMVRVEEVRQSARIMKQCLRDMPEGPIASTDRKVVPPKRAEMKRSMEALIHHFKLYTEGYHVPAGEVYVATESPKGEFGVFLVADGSNKPYRCKIRPTAFSHLQAMDFMSKGHMLADTTAILGAMDIVFGECDR; via the coding sequence ATGGGTGTCGAGGATGCCGCCGATCCGACGACCGGCGACGTCACCATCCAGAATTACACGATCAACTTCGGCCCGCAGCACCCCGCGGCACACGGCGTGCTGCGGCTCGTCATGGAGCTGGACGGCGAGATCATCGAACGCGTCGATCCGCACGTCGGCCTGCTCCACCGCGGCACCGAGAAGCTGATCGAATACAAGACCTACGCGCAGGCGATCCCCTATTTCGATCGCCTCGATTATTGTTCGCCGATGTGCATGGAGCATAGCTTCGTGCTCGCGATCGAGAAGCTGCTCGACCTCGAGGTGCCGCTGCGCGCGCAATATTTGCGCGTGTTCTTCGCGGAACTGACGCGTATTTCGAACCATATGCTGAACCTCGGCAGCCACGTGATGGATGTCGGCGCGATGACGCCGAACCTGTGGCTGTTCGAAATCCGCGAGGATTGCCTCAACTTCTTCGAACGCGCGTCGGGCGCGCGCATGCACCACAATTACATGCGCCCCGGCGGCGTCCACCAGGACGTGCCGCTGAAGCTCCTCACCGACATCGCCGACTGGCTCGACACGCGCCTGCCGCGCCTGTTCGAGGATGCGATTTCGCTCGTCGCCGACAACCGCATCTTCAAGCAGCGCAACGTCGATATCGCGACGGTCAGCCGCGACGATGCGATCGCCTGGGGCTTTTCGGGCCCGATGATCCGCGCCGCGGGCATCCCGTGGGACCTGCGCAAGTCGCAGCCCTATGATGTCTACGACCGGATGGAGTTCGACGTCCCCGTCGGCACGCGCGGTGATTGCTACGACCGGTTCATGGTGCGCGTGGAAGAGGTCCGCCAGTCGGCGCGGATCATGAAGCAGTGCCTGCGCGACATGCCGGAAGGCCCGATCGCCTCGACCGACCGCAAGGTGGTGCCGCCCAAGCGCGCCGAGATGAAGCGCTCGATGGAGGCGCTGATCCATCACTTCAAGCTCTACACCGAAGGCTATCACGTGCCCGCGGGCGAAGTGTATGTCGCGACCGAGAGCCCGAAGGGCGAGTTCGGCGTGTTCCTCGTCGCCGACGGGTCGAACAAGCCGTATCGCTGCAAGATCCGCCCGACCGCGTTCAGCCATCTGCAGGCGATGGACTTCATGTCCAAGGGCCACATGCTGGCCGATACGACCGCGATCCTGGGCGCGATGGACATCGTTTTTGGTGAGTGCGACCGGTGA
- the nuoF gene encoding NADH-quinone oxidoreductase subunit NuoF, translated as MLADKDRIFTNVYGFQPWNLQAALKRGDWDNTKALMAIGQDAIIDVIKASGLRGRGGAGFPTGTKWSFMPKEPKPDRPNFLVINADESEPGSCKDREIIRHDPHKLIEGALIAGFAMRARAAYIYIRGEYIREAETLFAAVAEAYDAGLIGKNACGSGYDFDVFVHRGAGAYICGEETAMLESLEGKKGQPRLKPPFPAGAGLYGCPTTVNNVESIAVGPTILRRGAEWFSSFGRENNKGTKLFQISGHVNRPCVVEDAMGISFRELIETHCGGIRGGWDNLLAVIPGGSSVPLVPAKDIIDAPMDFDGLKAVGSGLGTAAVIVMDKSTDIVRAISRISYFYKHESCGQCTPCREGTGWMWRVMERLRTGDADISEIDTLQQVTKQVEGHTICALGDAAAWPIQGLIRHFRPEIERRITERNGGSLAPMQEAAE; from the coding sequence ATGCTTGCCGACAAGGATCGCATCTTCACCAACGTCTACGGGTTCCAGCCGTGGAACCTGCAGGCGGCGCTGAAGCGCGGCGACTGGGACAATACCAAGGCGCTGATGGCCATCGGCCAGGATGCGATCATCGACGTCATTAAGGCGTCGGGGCTCCGCGGTCGCGGCGGTGCGGGCTTCCCGACCGGCACGAAGTGGTCGTTCATGCCCAAGGAGCCGAAGCCCGACCGACCGAACTTCCTGGTGATCAACGCCGACGAATCCGAGCCCGGTTCGTGCAAGGACCGCGAGATCATCCGCCACGATCCGCACAAGCTGATCGAGGGCGCGCTGATCGCCGGCTTCGCAATGCGTGCGCGTGCCGCCTACATCTACATCCGCGGCGAATATATCCGCGAGGCGGAGACGTTGTTCGCGGCGGTGGCCGAGGCCTATGACGCCGGGCTGATCGGCAAGAACGCCTGCGGCTCGGGCTACGACTTCGACGTCTTCGTCCACCGCGGCGCGGGCGCGTACATCTGCGGCGAAGAGACCGCGATGCTCGAAAGCCTGGAGGGCAAGAAGGGCCAGCCGCGTCTGAAACCGCCGTTCCCGGCTGGCGCGGGCCTCTACGGTTGCCCGACGACCGTCAACAACGTCGAATCGATCGCGGTCGGCCCGACGATCCTGCGTCGCGGCGCCGAGTGGTTCTCGAGCTTCGGCCGGGAGAACAACAAGGGCACCAAGCTCTTCCAGATCAGCGGTCATGTGAACCGCCCTTGCGTCGTTGAGGACGCGATGGGCATCAGTTTCCGCGAGCTGATCGAGACGCATTGCGGCGGCATCCGCGGCGGCTGGGACAATCTGCTCGCGGTCATCCCGGGCGGATCGTCGGTGCCTTTGGTGCCGGCGAAAGACATCATCGATGCGCCGATGGACTTCGACGGCCTGAAGGCGGTCGGATCGGGCCTCGGCACCGCGGCGGTGATCGTCATGGACAAGTCGACCGACATCGTCCGGGCGATCAGCCGCATCAGCTATTTCTACAAGCATGAAAGCTGCGGCCAGTGCACGCCGTGCCGCGAGGGCACGGGGTGGATGTGGCGCGTGATGGAGCGGCTGCGCACCGGCGACGCCGACATCAGCGAGATCGATACGCTCCAGCAGGTGACCAAGCAGGTGGAAGGCCACACGATCTGCGCGCTCGGCGATGCGGCGGCGTGGCCGATCCAGGGCCTGATCCGGCACTTCCGTCCCGAAATCGAACGCCGGATCACCGAACGCAACGGCGGCTCGCTCGCCCCGATGCAGGAAGCGGCGGAGTGA